In Streptomyces puniciscabiei, a single genomic region encodes these proteins:
- a CDS encoding N-acyl-D-amino-acid deacylase family protein has protein sequence MLDHLIKGASVVDGTGAPAFTADVGIRGGRVAAIGEVGEDARTTEDATGLVLAPGFVDPHTHYDAQLFWDPYATPSLNHGVTTVAAGNCGFTLAPLNPARPEDADYTRRMMSKVEGMSLVALEEGAPWSWHSFGEYLDALEGRIAVNAGFMVGHCALRRYVMGPQAVGGQPSEEQLGAMLGLLHEAMDAGAWGLSTTQSGTHSDGDGQPVASRHARPAELLALSNAVGEHEGTQIEAIVAGCLDQFDDDEIDLLVEMSAVAGRPLNWNVLTVDAAVPERVPRQLSASERARKAGGRVVALTMPILTPMNMSLGTFCALNLIPGWGPVLGLPVPERIARLRDPAVRAEMLRRARSKEAGVFRRLANFGRYVIGDTYSEANRGLTGRVVRDIAEERGQDPFACLVDICANDELRTVLWPMPTDNDPASWALRAETWQHEDVLLGGSDAGAHLDRMCGAPYTTRFLGDCLRGRKLLGLEQAVKMLTGDPARLFGLRERGQVREGWHADLVLFDPERIDAGQARLVHDLPGDSPRLDSRALGVRAVWVNGVEAIRDDAVTGAVPGKVLRSGTDTRTVSTR, from the coding sequence ATGTTGGACCACCTGATCAAGGGCGCGTCCGTTGTCGATGGGACGGGCGCCCCCGCCTTCACCGCCGACGTCGGCATCCGGGGCGGCCGGGTCGCCGCCATCGGCGAGGTCGGCGAAGACGCCCGCACCACCGAGGACGCCACCGGCCTCGTCCTCGCCCCCGGCTTCGTCGACCCCCACACCCACTACGACGCCCAGCTCTTCTGGGATCCGTACGCCACGCCCTCCCTCAATCACGGGGTGACGACGGTCGCCGCCGGGAACTGCGGGTTCACCCTGGCGCCGCTCAACCCCGCCCGCCCCGAGGACGCCGACTACACGCGCCGGATGATGTCCAAGGTGGAGGGGATGTCGCTGGTGGCGCTGGAAGAGGGGGCGCCCTGGAGCTGGCACTCCTTCGGGGAGTACCTGGACGCCCTCGAAGGGCGGATCGCCGTCAACGCCGGATTCATGGTGGGGCACTGCGCGCTGCGGCGGTACGTCATGGGGCCGCAGGCCGTCGGAGGGCAGCCGAGCGAGGAGCAGCTCGGGGCGATGCTGGGGCTGCTGCACGAGGCCATGGACGCCGGCGCCTGGGGGCTGTCCACCACGCAGTCCGGTACCCACTCGGACGGGGACGGGCAGCCGGTCGCCTCCCGGCACGCGCGGCCGGCGGAGCTGCTGGCGCTGTCGAATGCCGTCGGCGAGCACGAGGGCACGCAGATCGAGGCGATCGTCGCCGGCTGTCTGGACCAGTTCGACGACGACGAGATCGACCTGCTCGTGGAGATGAGCGCGGTCGCCGGGCGGCCGCTCAACTGGAACGTGCTCACCGTCGACGCGGCCGTACCGGAGCGGGTGCCACGGCAGCTGAGCGCGAGCGAGCGGGCCCGGAAGGCGGGCGGGCGGGTGGTGGCCCTCACCATGCCGATCCTCACCCCGATGAACATGTCCCTCGGGACCTTCTGCGCCCTCAACCTCATCCCCGGCTGGGGGCCGGTCCTCGGACTGCCCGTGCCGGAGCGGATCGCCAGGCTCCGGGACCCCGCCGTCCGGGCGGAGATGCTGCGGCGGGCCCGGTCGAAGGAGGCGGGCGTCTTCCGGCGGCTGGCGAACTTCGGGCGGTACGTCATCGGGGACACCTACAGCGAGGCCAACCGGGGGCTGACGGGCCGGGTCGTACGGGACATCGCCGAGGAGCGCGGGCAGGACCCGTTCGCGTGCCTGGTCGACATCTGCGCCAACGACGAGCTGCGTACGGTGCTGTGGCCGATGCCGACCGACAACGACCCGGCGTCCTGGGCGCTGCGCGCCGAGACCTGGCAGCACGAGGACGTGCTGCTCGGCGGCTCCGACGCGGGCGCGCACCTGGACCGGATGTGCGGGGCGCCGTACACCACCCGGTTCCTCGGGGACTGTCTGCGCGGGCGCAAGCTGCTCGGTCTGGAGCAGGCGGTGAAGATGCTGACCGGCGACCCGGCGCGGCTGTTCGGACTGCGCGAGCGGGGGCAGGTGCGGGAGGGCTGGCATGCGGACCTCGTGCTGTTCGACCCGGAGCGCATCGACGCCGGTCAGGCCCGGCTGGTGCACGACCTGCCGGGTGACAGTCCCCGCCTGGACTCCAGGGCGCTCGGGGTGCGCGCCGTGTGGGTCAACGGGGTCGAGGCGATCCGGGACGACGCGGTGACCGGGGCCGTACCGGGGAAGGTGCTGCGCTCCGGCACCGACACGCGGACGGTGAGCACCCGGTGA
- a CDS encoding aldehyde dehydrogenase family protein yields the protein MSRLGPVAPAGEGQRLFVGGQWVEPDGGHYPVTDPATEETVGWAPEASAEQARAACAAAREAFGAWSRTPPEERAAVLGRAADLIRDRTGPYTELARAETGATTGTARAMQVGVAAARFRRYARVEPAEWAIAPQINEAGPMGRAGVMGALAVRQPVGVVTCVTSYNNPWANPAGKVAPALAMGNTVVVKPAPQDPLSVYRMAEALEAAGAPPGVVNVVSGREVAVGEAAVASDDVDMVSFTGSTAVGRRIAEVCGRDMKRQLMELGGKGAALVFDDADLGSAVAGIGTTFSFYSGQICTAPTRVLAQRGVYERLVEQLAAYARRLKVGDPREPDTVVGPLISAEHRARVESYVELGRKEGASLVTGGERTAPDRGFYVSPTLFADCAHDMRVAREEIFGPVVVVIPFDDEDEGVALANDSEYGLIDYVWSGDVARAFRVARRLRAGGVGINTVGRNMEAPFGGFKKSGVGRDVGVYALHAYSEVQAIVWPG from the coding sequence GTGAGCCGGTTGGGCCCGGTGGCCCCGGCGGGCGAGGGGCAGCGGCTGTTCGTCGGCGGCCAGTGGGTGGAGCCGGACGGCGGGCACTACCCGGTGACCGACCCGGCCACCGAGGAGACCGTGGGCTGGGCGCCGGAAGCCTCGGCCGAGCAGGCGCGGGCGGCCTGTGCGGCGGCCCGGGAGGCGTTCGGGGCATGGTCGCGGACCCCGCCGGAGGAGCGGGCGGCGGTGCTGGGCCGGGCGGCCGACCTGATCCGCGACCGGACGGGGCCGTACACCGAGCTGGCCCGCGCGGAGACCGGCGCGACCACGGGGACCGCCCGGGCGATGCAGGTCGGGGTGGCCGCCGCCCGGTTCCGGCGGTACGCGCGCGTGGAGCCCGCCGAGTGGGCGATCGCGCCGCAGATCAACGAGGCCGGGCCGATGGGCAGGGCCGGGGTGATGGGCGCACTGGCGGTACGCCAGCCCGTCGGGGTCGTCACCTGCGTCACCTCCTACAACAACCCGTGGGCCAACCCGGCCGGCAAGGTCGCACCGGCCCTCGCCATGGGCAACACGGTGGTGGTGAAACCCGCCCCGCAGGATCCGCTGTCCGTCTACCGGATGGCCGAGGCACTCGAGGCGGCCGGGGCGCCGCCGGGGGTGGTGAACGTCGTCTCCGGGCGTGAGGTGGCCGTGGGCGAGGCGGCGGTGGCCTCCGACGACGTCGACATGGTCAGCTTCACCGGCTCCACGGCCGTCGGCCGGCGCATCGCCGAGGTGTGCGGACGGGACATGAAACGCCAGCTCATGGAACTGGGCGGCAAGGGCGCGGCGCTCGTGTTCGACGACGCCGACCTCGGCTCGGCCGTCGCCGGCATCGGCACCACCTTCTCCTTCTACAGCGGGCAGATCTGCACGGCACCGACCCGGGTGCTGGCCCAGCGCGGGGTGTACGAGCGGCTGGTCGAGCAACTCGCCGCATACGCACGGCGGCTGAAGGTGGGGGATCCCCGGGAGCCGGACACCGTCGTCGGGCCGCTGATCTCGGCGGAGCACCGGGCGCGGGTGGAGTCGTACGTCGAACTCGGCCGCAAGGAGGGCGCGTCGCTGGTCACCGGCGGCGAACGGACTGCGCCGGACCGGGGTTTCTACGTCTCGCCCACCCTCTTCGCCGACTGCGCCCATGACATGCGCGTGGCCCGCGAGGAGATCTTCGGCCCGGTGGTCGTCGTGATCCCCTTCGACGACGAGGACGAAGGAGTCGCCCTCGCCAACGACTCCGAGTACGGCCTCATCGACTACGTCTGGTCCGGTGATGTCGCCCGCGCCTTCCGCGTGGCCCGCCGACTGCGCGCCGGCGGCGTCGGGATCAACACCGTCGGCCGCAACATGGAGGCCCCGTTCGGCGGCTTCAAGAAGAGCGGCGTCGGCCGCGACGTGGGCGTGTACGCCCTGCACGCGTACAGCGAGGTACAGGCGATCGTGTGGCCGGGGTGA
- a CDS encoding type II toxin-antitoxin system PemK/MazF family toxin, with the protein MKRGHVYEVTIAGGPAHVLVISSDGLNTQNKCATCVLIYPQQVREPTLVDIPVTSPSTGTIVLGEFRTLSEPRFARDLGPVDERVMEAVEFGLRAVFDL; encoded by the coding sequence GTGAAGCGCGGCCACGTCTACGAAGTGACCATTGCCGGTGGCCCCGCGCACGTCCTGGTGATCTCGTCCGACGGACTGAACACCCAGAACAAGTGCGCCACCTGCGTGCTGATCTACCCGCAGCAAGTACGCGAACCCACGCTCGTCGACATCCCTGTCACCTCGCCCTCGACCGGCACCATCGTCCTCGGTGAGTTCCGCACGCTGTCCGAGCCACGCTTCGCCCGCGACTTGGGGCCGGTGGACGAGCGCGTCATGGAAGCGGTCGAGTTCGGGCTCCGTGCCGTGTTCGACCTCTAG
- a CDS encoding nitroreductase/quinone reductase family protein has product MSGHSPLKHRLVTGFQRHLANPLNRRLPFQTLLETTGRASGLPRRTPVGGRRVGRSFWLVSEFGHRSQYVRNIQADPRVRVRIGGHWHTGTAHLLPDDDPVARLRSLPRFNSAAVRAFGTDLLTIRVDLDG; this is encoded by the coding sequence ATGTCCGGCCACTCCCCCCTCAAGCACCGCCTCGTGACCGGATTCCAGCGGCATCTGGCCAACCCGCTGAACCGGCGGCTGCCGTTCCAGACCCTCCTGGAGACCACCGGCCGCGCCTCCGGGCTGCCCCGGCGGACGCCCGTCGGCGGGCGCCGGGTGGGCCGGTCCTTCTGGCTGGTCTCCGAGTTCGGCCACAGGTCGCAGTACGTGCGCAACATCCAGGCCGACCCCAGGGTCCGCGTCCGCATCGGCGGCCACTGGCACACCGGCACCGCCCATCTCCTCCCCGACGACGACCCGGTGGCCCGCCTGCGCTCCCTGCCCCGATTCAACAGCGCGGCGGTACGGGCCTTCGGGACCGACCTGCTGACGATCCGGGTGGACCTGGACGGCTGA
- a CDS encoding peptidoglycan-binding protein produces MTESTSDRRKRLGDLQHSISTAGSKNDLIDAIEDALGVSAPVGDPATLESLGKTYREQIDDAGRLRERVDRIARSGLPEVWAGDTSVLASDAVAAAGREVTRLSDAFEGGAKALIRLADAIKDAQKQDGEGRAKLNEARTMLGGRDGFFDDWYEDDDEEAARLKARSVATAGADLLHKAAVAADDAAHAAARDLNKWASQARAGKLDGADGLTAVDRLALADASNVDGDPEMNEILTANDLERSRRAMDRLSAADRARMDQLLAGASTPQEKAYILKALAAGHGVGDVETFAGKIHGKDPAWLEEHLAPITTQADSMADEGLNDDGSNHNQDDQKFLSQGWTQGGDGQENTCVASSTVTARAMVDPVYALDLTGGPSGQENDADAFRHRLVAEQHRVHLEGDGGDNWTGMDNDGKTEVVNKEISPETGSKYEFHEVRDADARRAVLPDIEKAVADGKPVPIGVEGYDKKGTRSGHAMMIIGQEGDKLEIYNPWGTTTWVSEDDFVNGGMAKASNNSMPDAYAVHLPQD; encoded by the coding sequence ATGACGGAGTCCACGAGCGACCGCCGCAAGCGGCTGGGCGACCTGCAGCACAGCATTTCCACGGCCGGCAGCAAGAACGACCTGATCGACGCGATCGAGGACGCCCTCGGCGTGTCCGCCCCGGTGGGTGACCCGGCCACCCTGGAGAGCCTGGGCAAGACGTACCGCGAACAGATCGACGACGCCGGCCGGCTGCGGGAGCGGGTCGACAGGATCGCCCGCAGCGGCCTGCCCGAGGTGTGGGCCGGTGACACCAGCGTCCTCGCCTCCGACGCGGTGGCCGCGGCCGGGCGGGAGGTGACGCGGCTGTCGGACGCGTTCGAGGGTGGGGCCAAGGCCCTGATCAGGCTGGCCGACGCGATCAAGGACGCCCAGAAGCAGGACGGCGAGGGTCGGGCCAAGCTGAACGAGGCCCGCACGATGCTCGGCGGCAGGGACGGCTTCTTCGACGACTGGTACGAGGACGACGACGAGGAGGCCGCACGGCTGAAGGCCCGTTCGGTCGCCACCGCGGGCGCCGACCTGCTGCACAAGGCCGCGGTCGCCGCCGACGACGCCGCCCACGCCGCCGCCCGGGACCTCAACAAGTGGGCCTCCCAGGCGCGGGCCGGAAAGCTGGACGGCGCCGACGGGCTCACCGCCGTCGACCGGCTGGCGCTGGCCGACGCCAGCAATGTCGACGGCGACCCCGAGATGAACGAGATCCTCACCGCCAACGACCTGGAACGCTCCCGCCGTGCCATGGACCGTCTCTCGGCCGCCGACCGGGCCCGCATGGACCAGCTGCTGGCCGGCGCCTCCACCCCGCAGGAGAAGGCGTACATCCTGAAGGCCCTCGCGGCCGGGCACGGTGTGGGCGACGTGGAGACGTTCGCCGGGAAGATCCACGGCAAGGATCCGGCATGGCTGGAGGAGCACCTCGCGCCGATCACCACGCAGGCCGACAGCATGGCCGACGAGGGTCTGAACGACGACGGCTCCAACCACAACCAGGACGACCAGAAGTTCCTCTCCCAGGGCTGGACCCAGGGCGGCGACGGCCAGGAGAACACCTGCGTCGCCTCGTCCACCGTCACCGCCCGGGCCATGGTCGACCCCGTCTACGCCCTCGACCTGACCGGCGGTCCCAGCGGACAGGAGAACGACGCCGACGCCTTCCGCCACCGCCTGGTGGCCGAACAGCACCGGGTGCACCTGGAGGGCGACGGCGGCGACAACTGGACCGGGATGGACAACGACGGCAAGACCGAGGTCGTCAACAAGGAGATCAGCCCGGAGACCGGAAGCAAGTACGAGTTCCACGAGGTCCGTGACGCGGACGCGCGGCGCGCCGTCCTGCCGGACATCGAGAAGGCGGTGGCCGACGGCAAGCCGGTGCCCATCGGCGTCGAGGGGTACGACAAGAAGGGGACCCGGTCCGGTCATGCCATGATGATCATCGGGCAGGAAGGCGACAAGCTGGAGATCTACAACCCGTGGGGCACGACCACCTGGGTCAGCGAGGACGACTTCGTCAACGGGGGCATGGCGAAGGCCAGCAACAACTCGATGCCCGACGCCTACGCCGTGCACCTTCCCCAGGACTGA
- a CDS encoding carotenoid oxygenase family protein — protein sequence MTAAPKHLSGNYAPVTEELTAYDLPVTGTVPSELTGWYLRNGPNPADAASGHWFFGDGMVHGVRLEGGRAVSYRNRWVRTTRLTDGARMYDDQGRRDLTAGPANTHVVRHAGRTLALVESALPYELTRELDTKGPYDFDGRLHTAMTAHPKTCPATGELHFFGYGMLEPTHLTYHRADATGELVLSRPIEVPGPTMLHDFALTAAHVVFMDLPVVFDAELALRGGTMPYSWDDGYGARLGVLRRDDPRGEVRWFAVDPCYVFHVLNAHDAPDGTLVLHVMRYPELWRREPDGGTRAHRAVWWKWTIDPAAGTVREEQCDDRPGEFPRVDDRLTGLAAGHGHMTSGTSLVRYELSSGSATAHDFGPGRTPGEAAFAPADGTPGGPGWLLTYVHDAATDRSDLVVLDADDLGAPPVATIHLPTRVPFGFHGNWLADADDRA from the coding sequence ATGACCGCCGCCCCGAAGCACCTGTCCGGCAACTACGCCCCGGTCACCGAGGAACTCACCGCGTACGACCTGCCGGTGACCGGCACCGTCCCGTCCGAGCTGACCGGCTGGTACCTGCGCAACGGCCCGAACCCGGCCGACGCCGCCTCCGGGCACTGGTTCTTCGGCGACGGCATGGTCCACGGGGTGCGCCTGGAGGGCGGCCGGGCCGTCTCCTACCGCAACCGCTGGGTCCGCACCACCCGCCTGACCGACGGGGCGCGGATGTACGACGACCAGGGCCGCCGCGACCTCACCGCCGGCCCGGCCAACACCCATGTCGTCCGGCACGCGGGCCGCACCCTCGCCCTGGTCGAGTCCGCCCTGCCCTACGAGCTCACCCGCGAGCTGGACACCAAGGGCCCGTACGACTTCGACGGCCGCCTGCACACCGCGATGACCGCCCATCCGAAGACCTGCCCGGCCACCGGCGAGCTGCACTTCTTCGGCTACGGCATGCTGGAGCCCACCCACCTCACCTATCACCGGGCCGATGCCACGGGCGAACTGGTGCTCAGCCGGCCGATCGAGGTGCCCGGGCCGACCATGCTGCACGACTTCGCGCTCACCGCCGCGCACGTCGTCTTCATGGACCTGCCGGTCGTCTTCGACGCCGAACTCGCCCTCAGGGGCGGCACGATGCCCTACAGCTGGGACGACGGGTACGGCGCCCGGCTCGGCGTGCTGCGCCGTGACGACCCCCGGGGCGAGGTCCGCTGGTTCGCGGTCGACCCCTGCTACGTCTTCCACGTCCTCAACGCCCACGACGCGCCGGACGGCACCCTCGTGCTGCACGTGATGCGCTATCCGGAGCTGTGGCGGCGCGAACCGGACGGCGGCACGCGGGCACACCGGGCCGTGTGGTGGAAGTGGACGATCGACCCGGCCGCCGGCACGGTCCGTGAGGAGCAGTGCGACGACCGGCCGGGCGAGTTCCCGCGCGTCGACGACCGGCTGACCGGCCTCGCCGCCGGACACGGGCACATGACGAGCGGCACCTCACTGGTGCGCTACGAGCTGTCCTCCGGGTCCGCCACCGCCCATGACTTCGGGCCCGGCCGCACCCCGGGCGAGGCGGCGTTCGCCCCCGCCGACGGCACACCCGGCGGCCCCGGCTGGCTGCTCACCTACGTCCACGACGCCGCCACCGACCGCAGTGACCTGGTCGTCCTGGACGCCGACGACCTCGGCGCGCCCCCGGTCGCCACGATCCACCTGCCCACCAGGGTCCCGTTCGGCTTCCACGGCAACTGGCTGGCGGACGCGGACGACCGGGCCTAG
- a CDS encoding PadR family transcriptional regulator — MSLKHALLGLLSDRRASGYDLLKTFDTSLANVWPATQSQIYTELTKLAGSGLITVAAEGPRGRKEYEITDEGLAELRHWLTEVAPQPVMRSDVLLRVFFLGVLTPEQARDYLSLLAGMSQEGHDRLRQLADSIDWDEGNLSVYGRIALEYGLRFNAMRREWAEWAAEQIK, encoded by the coding sequence ATGAGCCTCAAACACGCACTGCTCGGCCTGCTCTCCGACCGTCGCGCCAGCGGCTACGACCTGCTGAAGACGTTCGACACCTCGCTGGCCAACGTCTGGCCCGCGACCCAGAGCCAGATCTACACCGAGCTGACCAAGCTGGCGGGCTCCGGGCTGATCACGGTGGCCGCCGAGGGCCCGCGCGGCCGCAAGGAGTACGAGATCACCGACGAGGGGCTGGCGGAGCTGCGCCACTGGCTGACCGAGGTCGCGCCCCAGCCCGTCATGCGCAGCGACGTCCTGCTGCGGGTGTTCTTCCTCGGTGTGCTCACCCCCGAGCAGGCGCGCGACTATCTGTCCCTGCTGGCCGGGATGTCCCAGGAGGGACACGACCGGCTGCGGCAGCTCGCCGACTCCATCGACTGGGACGAGGGCAACCTGTCGGTCTACGGCCGGATCGCCCTGGAGTACGGCCTGCGGTTCAACGCGATGCGGCGCGAGTGGGCCGAGTGGGCGGCGGAGCAGATCAAGTAG
- a CDS encoding CehA/McbA family metallohydrolase produces MGEDTHEQTHGIGRRALFVTGAAAALTLGRVSFAAADGQRQETRTVQGTLPPGSPDFVYVPVEVPDGVREIKVSYTYDKPSVPAGTQGNALDIGLFDERGTELGGRGFRGWSGGARTEFFVRADGATPGYIPGPVREGTWHIALGPYTVAPQGLTYELTVTLTYGEPGGTPRPVYPPSRAKGRGRAWYRGDCHLHSWYSDGRRTPAEIAALARAAGLDFINSSDHNTHAAHPHWADQAGDDLLIMLGEEVTTRNGHVLALGTEPGTFVDWRYRARDNRWARFARDIRRAGGLVVPAHPHATCVGCGWKFGFAEADAVEVWNGPYTPDDEVTLAEWDNQLVASVRQGRAWLPAMGNSDAHRDPDTVGMPQTVVLADDLTREAVQDGIRAGRCYVAESGNVTLALTATGGRGQQAGIGERLAVAADTPVTVRLEVSGAPRCTVRFVTDQGVLFTSDPLPVSGTGTVEWRTTPACAAYVRAELRHEAALGPVPGALAAFTNPVFLGAT; encoded by the coding sequence ATGGGTGAGGACACGCACGAGCAGACTCACGGCATCGGCAGACGCGCGCTGTTCGTGACGGGCGCCGCCGCTGCCCTTACGTTGGGACGTGTGAGCTTCGCAGCGGCGGACGGTCAGCGCCAGGAGACCCGGACGGTACAGGGCACCCTGCCACCCGGCTCCCCCGACTTCGTGTACGTACCGGTCGAAGTCCCCGACGGGGTGCGGGAGATCAAGGTCTCCTACACCTACGACAAGCCCTCGGTCCCGGCCGGCACCCAGGGCAACGCCCTCGACATCGGCCTCTTCGACGAGCGCGGCACCGAGCTGGGCGGCCGGGGCTTCCGTGGCTGGTCGGGCGGTGCGCGCACGGAGTTCTTCGTCCGCGCCGACGGCGCCACACCGGGCTACATCCCCGGCCCGGTGCGGGAGGGCACCTGGCACATCGCGCTGGGCCCCTACACGGTGGCGCCACAGGGCCTGACGTACGAGCTGACGGTCACGCTGACCTACGGCGAGCCGGGCGGGACCCCGCGGCCGGTGTACCCGCCCTCCCGGGCCAAGGGGCGGGGACGGGCCTGGTACCGGGGGGACTGCCATCTGCACTCCTGGTACTCCGACGGCCGCCGCACCCCGGCGGAGATCGCGGCCCTCGCGCGGGCGGCGGGCCTGGACTTCATCAACTCCTCGGACCACAACACCCACGCCGCGCACCCGCACTGGGCGGACCAGGCCGGCGACGACCTGCTGATCATGCTCGGCGAGGAGGTCACGACCCGCAACGGCCACGTGCTGGCGCTCGGCACCGAACCCGGCACGTTCGTGGACTGGCGCTACCGGGCCCGGGACAACCGCTGGGCCCGCTTCGCCCGGGACATCCGCCGCGCCGGCGGCCTCGTCGTCCCCGCCCACCCGCACGCCACCTGCGTCGGCTGCGGCTGGAAGTTCGGCTTCGCCGAGGCGGACGCCGTGGAGGTGTGGAACGGCCCCTACACCCCGGACGACGAGGTGACCCTGGCCGAGTGGGACAACCAGCTGGTCGCCTCCGTGCGGCAGGGGCGGGCCTGGCTCCCGGCGATGGGCAACAGCGACGCCCACCGCGACCCGGACACGGTCGGCATGCCCCAGACGGTCGTCCTCGCCGACGACCTGACCCGGGAGGCGGTCCAGGACGGCATCCGCGCGGGACGCTGCTACGTGGCCGAGTCCGGGAACGTGACCCTCGCCCTCACGGCGACGGGCGGGCGCGGGCAGCAGGCGGGCATCGGCGAGCGGCTGGCCGTGGCCGCCGACACCCCGGTGACGGTCCGGCTGGAGGTCTCGGGCGCCCCGCGCTGCACCGTCCGCTTCGTCACCGACCAGGGCGTGCTGTTCACCAGCGATCCGCTGCCGGTGTCGGGCACGGGCACGGTCGAGTGGCGCACGACTCCGGCCTGCGCGGCGTACGTGCGCGCCGAACTGCGCCACGAGGCGGCGCTCGGGCCGGTGCCGGGGGCGCTCGCCGCCTTCACCAACCCGGTCTTCCTCGGGGCTACTTGA
- a CDS encoding LLM class F420-dependent oxidoreductase, with protein sequence MRIAVTIFLTDETVAPVRLARELERRGYAGLYLPEHTHIPVERTTPYPAGGDLPREYGRTLDPFVALGQAAAVTERLGLGTGVTLLAQHDPIALAKQIATLDHLSGGRLTLGLGYGWNVEEAADHGVEWRTRRALVRDRVRLMQALWSEEPTPYEGEFAAVRASHAYPKPARKPRGPVTGPRTLVGGAAGPRLFAHIAEYADGWLPIGGRGLTESLPALRTAWADAGRDPSALQVVPYAVQPTPGKLAHYAELGIEEVVLQLPSAGEREVLRVLDEFGSFL encoded by the coding sequence ATGCGTATCGCCGTCACCATCTTCCTCACCGACGAGACCGTCGCGCCGGTACGACTCGCCCGCGAACTCGAGCGGCGCGGCTACGCCGGCCTCTACCTCCCCGAGCACACGCACATCCCCGTCGAGCGGACGACCCCGTACCCCGCCGGCGGCGACCTGCCCCGCGAGTACGGCCGCACCCTCGACCCCTTCGTCGCCCTCGGCCAGGCCGCCGCCGTCACCGAGCGCCTCGGCCTCGGCACCGGCGTCACCCTCCTCGCCCAGCACGACCCGATCGCCCTGGCCAAGCAGATCGCCACCCTGGACCACCTGTCCGGCGGTCGTCTCACCCTCGGTCTCGGCTACGGCTGGAACGTCGAGGAGGCCGCCGACCACGGGGTGGAGTGGCGCACCCGCCGGGCACTGGTCCGGGACCGGGTGCGGCTGATGCAGGCGCTGTGGTCCGAGGAACCGACGCCGTACGAGGGCGAGTTCGCCGCCGTACGGGCCAGTCACGCGTACCCCAAGCCCGCCCGGAAACCGCGCGGCCCGGTGACCGGGCCCCGCACGCTCGTCGGTGGCGCCGCCGGCCCGAGACTCTTCGCCCACATCGCCGAGTACGCCGACGGCTGGCTCCCGATCGGCGGCCGCGGCCTCACCGAGTCCCTGCCGGCGCTGCGCACGGCCTGGGCGGACGCCGGCCGCGACCCCTCCGCCCTCCAGGTCGTCCCCTACGCGGTGCAGCCGACCCCGGGCAAGCTGGCCCACTATGCGGAGCTGGGAATCGAGGAGGTCGTACTCCAGTTGCCGTCGGCGGGGGAGAGGGAGGTTCTGAGGGTGCTGGACGAGTTCGGGAGCTTCCTGTAG